A region of Lichenibacterium dinghuense DNA encodes the following proteins:
- a CDS encoding 30S ribosomal protein S2, which produces MALPDYSMRSLLEAGAHFGHQSHRWNPKMAPYIFGARNNIHIIDLAQTVPLLHRALQAVSDTVAGGGRVLFVGTKRQAADPIADAATRSAQYFINSRWLGGMLTNWKTISASIQRLRKVDETLDGGAVGLTKKERLMMSREREKLEKALGGIKDMGGVPDLIFVIDTNKEQLAIKEAKRLGIPVAAIVDTNCDPDGITYPIPGNDDASRAILLYCDLVARAAIDGISRSQGSLGIDLGEIEQPVAEEALDAAPTAPVEAEVPSEPFELLSAPRGAPDDMSKLNGGSPQLAQKLNDAGIFHFWQLAAMTPEDAATIDRDLKLNGRLDREGWIIQARELVAGA; this is translated from the coding sequence ATGGCACTGCCCGACTATTCCATGCGCTCGCTGCTCGAAGCCGGCGCGCATTTCGGCCACCAGTCGCACCGCTGGAACCCGAAGATGGCCCCCTACATCTTCGGCGCCCGCAACAACATCCACATCATCGACCTCGCCCAGACGGTGCCGCTGCTGCACCGCGCCCTGCAGGCCGTGTCCGACACGGTGGCGGGTGGCGGCCGCGTGCTGTTCGTCGGCACCAAGCGCCAGGCGGCGGACCCGATCGCCGACGCCGCGACCCGCTCGGCCCAGTACTTCATCAACTCCCGCTGGCTCGGCGGCATGCTGACCAACTGGAAGACCATCTCGGCCTCGATCCAGCGCCTGCGCAAGGTCGACGAGACGCTCGACGGCGGGGCCGTGGGCCTCACCAAGAAGGAGCGGCTGATGATGAGCCGCGAGCGCGAGAAGCTCGAGAAGGCGCTCGGCGGCATCAAGGACATGGGCGGCGTTCCCGACCTCATCTTCGTGATCGACACCAACAAGGAGCAGTTGGCCATCAAGGAGGCGAAGCGCCTCGGCATCCCGGTGGCGGCCATCGTCGACACGAACTGCGATCCGGACGGCATCACCTATCCGATCCCGGGCAACGACGACGCGTCCCGCGCCATCCTGCTCTACTGCGACCTCGTGGCCCGCGCCGCCATCGACGGCATCTCGCGCTCGCAGGGCTCGCTGGGCATCGACCTCGGCGAGATCGAGCAGCCGGTGGCCGAGGAGGCGCTCGACGCCGCCCCGACCGCTCCGGTCGAGGCCGAGGTGCCGAGCGAGCCCTTCGAGCTCCTGTCCGCCCCGCGCGGCGCGCCGGACGACATGTCCAAGCTCAACGGCGGCTCGCCCCAGCTCGCCCAGAAGCTCAACGACGCCGGCATCTTCCACTTCTGGCAGCTCGCCGCCATGACGCCCGAGGACGCCGCCACGATCGACCGCGACCTCAAGCTCAACGGCCGCCTCGACCGCGAAGGCTGGATCATCCAGGCCCGCGAGCTCGTCGCCGGCGCCTGA
- a CDS encoding phosphatidate cytidylyltransferase yields MTEAGPGHGRAVPARAGGRAELVPRIASALVMAAAALGLAWAGGPAFDAFWFLAALAVLWEWHGLVGTPRRAPLTLLGGAAMLVATALAARGDPGRALAALLLGAAVTLLLSRRRLAAAGPLYAGVLALAVPLLRHSAVDGAAIVFWLFAVVWGTDTLAFFGGRSIGGPKLAPRLSPSKTWSGFAVGVGSGALLGLLVAPRPTAVLPVLLAGLVGGALAQAGDLFESSLKRRCGAKDAGSLIPGHGGVMDRLDGFIAASVLAAAVGLWRFGPDGVGAGLLQW; encoded by the coding sequence GTGACCGAGGCGGGCCCCGGTCACGGCCGCGCGGTGCCGGCGCGGGCCGGCGGGCGGGCGGAACTCGTCCCCCGCATCGCCTCGGCGCTCGTCATGGCTGCGGCGGCGCTCGGCCTCGCCTGGGCCGGCGGCCCGGCCTTCGACGCCTTCTGGTTCCTCGCCGCGCTCGCGGTGCTGTGGGAATGGCACGGCCTCGTCGGCACGCCCCGCCGCGCGCCGCTGACGCTGCTCGGGGGCGCCGCGATGCTGGTCGCCACCGCGCTGGCGGCCCGCGGCGATCCCGGCCGCGCCCTCGCGGCCCTGCTGCTCGGTGCCGCCGTCACGCTGCTGCTGAGCCGCCGCCGGCTGGCCGCGGCCGGCCCGCTCTACGCCGGGGTGCTGGCCCTGGCGGTGCCGCTGCTGCGCCATTCCGCGGTCGACGGCGCCGCGATCGTGTTCTGGCTCTTCGCCGTGGTGTGGGGCACCGACACGCTGGCGTTCTTCGGCGGCCGCTCCATCGGCGGCCCCAAGCTCGCGCCGCGGCTGTCGCCGTCCAAGACCTGGTCGGGCTTCGCGGTGGGGGTCGGGTCCGGCGCGCTCCTCGGCCTCCTCGTCGCGCCGCGGCCCACCGCCGTGCTGCCCGTGCTCCTCGCCGGCCTCGTCGGCGGCGCCCTGGCCCAGGCGGGCGACCTCTTCGAATCGTCCCTCAAACGGCGCTGCGGCGCCAAGGACGCGGGATCGCTGATCCCGGGGCACGGCGGCGTGATGGACCGCCTCGACGGGTTCATCGCAGCCTCCGTCCTGGCGGCCGCCGTCGGCCTCTGGCGTTTCGGGCCCGACGGGGTCGGGGCGGGACTGCTCCAATGGTGA
- the alr gene encoding alanine racemase: protein MSGSASSDRRDDDRDAQAVLTIDLDALGANWRTLAARAAPAECGAAVKADAYGIGIEAAVPALARAGCLTFFVAHASEGRRARAALDAAGLGARIFVLNGFHPEAADFDLYRAHGLDAVIGSAEELRAWTEARAAAAGERLPDAALHVDTGMNRLGFPVEDARFLSQAELQGAGISLVMSHLVSAEDPADPVNARQIAAFDHARERALKALPASLANSSGVFLPGRPAYDLVRPGYALYGGNPQPGRPNPMRPVARLDARVLQVRQVPAGASAGYNARWTAERPSRLATIALGYADGVPIGGSGIDGRGAEVFAGGVPCRLVGRISMDLSIADVTHLPAGALKAGDTVEWLGPHADVDALAARCGTIGYEILVNLGRRHRRHYIGNGTGT from the coding sequence GTGAGCGGCTCGGCCTCCTCCGACCGCCGCGACGACGATCGGGACGCGCAGGCGGTCCTGACGATCGACCTCGACGCGCTCGGCGCCAACTGGCGCACGCTCGCGGCCCGCGCGGCGCCGGCCGAGTGCGGCGCGGCCGTGAAGGCGGACGCCTACGGGATCGGGATCGAGGCCGCCGTGCCGGCGCTGGCGCGGGCCGGCTGCCTCACCTTCTTCGTCGCCCACGCCTCCGAAGGCCGGCGCGCCCGCGCGGCGCTCGACGCCGCGGGGCTCGGCGCCCGCATCTTCGTGCTGAACGGCTTCCACCCCGAGGCGGCGGATTTCGACCTCTACCGCGCCCACGGGCTCGACGCGGTGATCGGCTCGGCCGAGGAGCTGCGCGCCTGGACCGAGGCGCGCGCGGCCGCGGCGGGCGAGCGCCTGCCCGACGCCGCGCTGCACGTCGACACCGGCATGAACCGGCTCGGCTTCCCGGTCGAGGACGCGCGCTTCCTGTCGCAGGCCGAACTCCAGGGGGCCGGGATCAGCCTCGTGATGAGCCACCTCGTGTCGGCCGAGGACCCCGCCGACCCGGTGAACGCCCGCCAGATCGCCGCCTTCGACCACGCGCGCGAGCGGGCCCTGAAGGCGCTGCCGGCCTCGCTCGCCAACTCGTCCGGCGTCTTCCTGCCGGGGCGGCCGGCCTACGACCTCGTGCGGCCCGGCTACGCGCTCTACGGCGGCAACCCCCAGCCCGGCCGGCCGAACCCGATGCGTCCCGTGGCGAGGCTCGACGCCCGCGTGCTGCAGGTGCGTCAGGTGCCGGCCGGGGCCTCGGCGGGCTACAACGCGCGCTGGACCGCCGAGCGGCCCTCGCGCCTCGCCACGATCGCGCTCGGCTACGCCGACGGCGTGCCGATCGGCGGCAGCGGCATCGACGGGCGGGGCGCCGAGGTCTTCGCCGGCGGCGTGCCCTGCCGGCTCGTCGGCCGCATCTCCATGGACCTGTCGATCGCCGACGTCACCCACCTGCCCGCGGGCGCGCTGAAGGCGGGCGACACGGTGGAATGGCTCGGGCCGCACGCCGACGTCGACGCGCTGGCGGCGCGCTGCGGGACCATCGGCTACGAGATCCTGGTCAACCTTGGGCGGCGCCACCGGCGGCACTATATCGGAAACGGAACGGGAACGTAG
- the dxr gene encoding 1-deoxy-D-xylulose-5-phosphate reductoisomerase: MTTDRDASPTSPSGPVPAGAVPKTLVILGATGSIGRSTARILELHPEAFRVAAVAGGRDAEALARTAVAVGARFAALADPAGHAALKSALAGTGIECAAGPEAVEEAARRPCDLVIGAIAGTVGIRPTLAAIEAGRTIALANKETLVCAGAAVMAAVARHGAKLLPLDSEHNAIFQALGDADWSTIERMTLTASGGPFRTWTAEQIASATLDQALAHPNWAMGPKVTIDSAGLINKGLELIEAHHLFGVPASKLDVVVHPQSVVHGLVSFDDGSVTAGMALPDMRVPIAHCLTYPHRIESGAKKLDLAAVGTLTFEKPDLVRFPGLRVAMAALEAGGGLPTVFNAANEVAVEAFVARRIGFADIARTVERVCEAAMGDGLAATPSSADEALGVDHVARERAAALLH; the protein is encoded by the coding sequence ATGACAACGGACCGCGACGCATCCCCCACCTCGCCATCCGGCCCGGTGCCGGCCGGCGCCGTCCCGAAGACGCTGGTGATCCTCGGCGCGACCGGCTCCATCGGCCGCTCCACGGCCCGCATCCTCGAGCTGCACCCCGAGGCCTTCCGGGTCGCGGCGGTGGCGGGCGGGCGCGACGCCGAGGCGCTGGCCAGGACCGCGGTGGCGGTCGGCGCCCGCTTCGCCGCCCTGGCCGACCCGGCCGGCCACGCGGCGCTGAAGAGCGCCCTCGCGGGCACCGGCATCGAATGCGCGGCCGGCCCCGAGGCTGTCGAGGAGGCCGCTCGCCGCCCCTGCGACCTCGTGATCGGCGCCATCGCCGGCACGGTCGGCATCCGGCCGACCCTGGCCGCGATCGAAGCGGGCCGCACCATCGCGCTCGCCAACAAGGAGACGCTGGTCTGCGCCGGCGCGGCCGTGATGGCGGCCGTGGCGCGCCACGGCGCCAAGCTCCTGCCGCTCGACAGCGAGCACAACGCCATCTTCCAGGCCCTCGGCGACGCCGACTGGTCCACGATCGAGCGCATGACGCTCACCGCCTCGGGCGGGCCCTTCCGCACCTGGACCGCGGAGCAGATCGCCTCGGCGACGCTGGACCAGGCGCTGGCCCATCCGAACTGGGCCATGGGACCCAAGGTGACGATCGATTCGGCCGGCCTCATCAACAAGGGCCTCGAGCTGATCGAGGCGCACCACCTGTTCGGCGTGCCGGCGTCCAAGCTCGACGTGGTGGTGCATCCGCAGTCGGTGGTGCACGGGCTCGTGTCCTTCGACGACGGCTCCGTGACGGCCGGCATGGCGCTGCCCGACATGCGCGTGCCGATCGCCCACTGCCTGACCTATCCGCACCGCATCGAGAGCGGCGCGAAGAAGCTCGACCTCGCGGCCGTGGGCACGCTGACCTTCGAGAAGCCCGACCTCGTCCGCTTCCCCGGACTGCGCGTCGCCATGGCGGCGCTGGAGGCCGGCGGCGGCCTGCCCACGGTGTTCAACGCCGCCAACGAGGTGGCGGTCGAGGCCTTCGTGGCGCGCCGCATCGGCTTCGCCGACATCGCCCGCACGGTCGAGCGGGTCTGCGAGGCCGCGATGGGCGACGGGCTCGCCGCGACCCCGTCCTCCGCCGACGAGGCGCTGGGCGTTGACCATGTCGCGAGAGAAAGGGCCGCGGCGCTCTTACATTGA
- the pyrH gene encoding UMP kinase, translated as MNAGHGAGMFRRVVVKLSGEALTGGDTHGLNAQTVQRIAADLVAASDSGTEIAVVVGGGNFFRGIQGATKGIERARADSIGMLATVMNALAIEAAVEAEGYPARALSAVPMPSVCQPYSRQAALHHLAKGRICVLAGGTGNPFFTTDTGAVLRAAELSCDAVMKATQVDGVYSADPKRDPSATRFAELTHDEAIARNLAVMDTAAFALARENRIPIIVFSIAAEGAIRSALEGSGTFTLVTP; from the coding sequence ATGAACGCGGGCCACGGTGCGGGGATGTTCAGGCGCGTCGTCGTCAAGCTGTCGGGCGAGGCGCTGACGGGCGGAGACACCCACGGGCTCAACGCGCAGACGGTGCAGCGCATCGCGGCCGACCTCGTCGCGGCCTCCGACAGCGGCACCGAGATCGCCGTCGTGGTGGGGGGCGGCAACTTCTTCCGCGGCATCCAGGGCGCCACCAAGGGCATCGAGCGCGCGCGCGCCGACTCCATCGGCATGCTGGCCACCGTGATGAACGCGCTCGCCATCGAGGCCGCCGTGGAAGCCGAGGGCTACCCGGCCCGCGCCCTGTCGGCCGTGCCCATGCCCTCCGTGTGCCAGCCCTATTCGCGCCAGGCGGCGCTGCACCACCTCGCCAAGGGGCGCATCTGCGTGCTGGCCGGCGGCACCGGCAACCCGTTCTTCACCACCGACACCGGCGCCGTGCTGCGCGCCGCGGAGCTGTCCTGCGACGCCGTGATGAAGGCGACCCAGGTCGACGGCGTCTACTCGGCCGACCCGAAGCGCGACCCTTCGGCGACGCGCTTCGCCGAGCTGACCCACGACGAGGCCATCGCCCGGAACCTCGCCGTGATGGACACGGCCGCCTTCGCGCTGGCGCGCGAGAACCGCATCCCCATCATCGTCTTCTCCATCGCGGCCGAGGGCGCGATCCGCTCCGCGCTCGAAGGCAGCGGCACCTTCACGCTCGTCACGCCCTGA
- a CDS encoding isoprenyl transferase gives MQTTEGEDGRGGAGAGGAAETRRGPAGDPAQVPAHVGIIMDGNGRWAAARGMPRLEGHRRGVEALRAAVKSASDLGVRFLTVYSFSSENWTRPIEEVSDLMGLLKRFIRKDLADLHRNGVRVRIIGERARLQPDIRALLDEAECLTASNGGLVLVVAFNYGSRQEIAGAMRRIAEGVAAGAIDPATIGPDTVSAHLDTAGIPDPDLIIRTSGEQRLSNFLMWQAAYAEFVFLPCHWPDFDRRAMETALEAYTARDRRFGGIRPAERKIKTAL, from the coding sequence ATGCAGACCACAGAGGGGGAGGACGGCCGCGGCGGGGCCGGCGCCGGCGGGGCCGCGGAGACGCGCCGCGGGCCGGCCGGGGATCCGGCCCAGGTCCCGGCCCACGTCGGCATCATCATGGACGGCAACGGCCGCTGGGCCGCGGCCCGCGGCATGCCGCGCCTCGAAGGGCACCGGCGCGGCGTCGAGGCGCTGCGCGCCGCCGTGAAGTCCGCCTCCGACCTCGGCGTGCGCTTCCTCACGGTCTACAGCTTCTCGTCCGAGAACTGGACGCGGCCGATCGAGGAGGTGTCCGACCTGATGGGGCTGCTCAAGCGTTTCATCCGCAAGGACCTCGCCGACCTCCACCGCAACGGCGTGCGCGTCCGCATCATCGGCGAGCGCGCGCGCCTGCAGCCTGACATCCGCGCCCTGCTCGACGAGGCCGAGTGCCTGACGGCGTCGAACGGCGGCCTCGTGCTCGTGGTGGCCTTCAACTACGGCAGCCGGCAGGAGATCGCGGGCGCCATGCGCCGCATCGCCGAGGGCGTGGCCGCGGGCGCCATCGACCCCGCCACCATCGGGCCCGACACCGTGTCGGCCCACCTCGACACCGCCGGCATCCCCGACCCCGACCTCATCATCCGCACCTCCGGCGAGCAGCGCCTGTCCAACTTCCTCATGTGGCAGGCCGCCTACGCGGAATTCGTGTTCCTACCGTGCCACTGGCCCGACTTCGACCGCCGCGCCATGGAGACCGCGCTCGAAGCCTATACGGCGCGCGACCGGCGCTTCGGCGGCATCCGCCCGGCCGAACGCAAGATCAAGACCGCGCTGTGA
- the tsf gene encoding translation elongation factor Ts → MATISAAMVKDLREKTGAGMMDCKNALNETQGDVEAAVDWLRKKGITKAAKKAGRVAAEGLVAVLVEGAKGVVVEVNSETDFVARNADFQALARDVAAVALKNGGDVEAILAAPAPKGGTVQDAISNAVATIGENMTLRRVAHLAVGQGVIGQYVHGSAGDGLGKIGVIVALESAGKADELQTLGRQIAMHVAATSPLGLDGASIDPAVVEREKAVLAEKNAGKPAHILEKIVDSGLKSYFKEVSLLDQSYIHDGSKTVAQAVKEAEKAVGAPVTLKGFARFALGEGIDKPDEPDFAAEVASMSGNG, encoded by the coding sequence ATGGCCACTATTTCGGCCGCGATGGTGAAGGATCTTCGCGAGAAGACCGGCGCCGGCATGATGGACTGCAAGAACGCCCTCAACGAGACGCAGGGCGACGTCGAGGCCGCCGTGGACTGGCTGCGCAAGAAGGGCATCACCAAGGCGGCCAAGAAGGCCGGCCGCGTGGCCGCCGAAGGCCTCGTCGCCGTGCTGGTCGAGGGCGCGAAGGGCGTCGTCGTCGAGGTCAACTCCGAGACCGACTTCGTGGCCCGCAACGCCGACTTCCAGGCGCTGGCGCGCGACGTCGCCGCCGTCGCCCTCAAGAACGGCGGCGACGTCGAGGCGATCCTGGCCGCCCCGGCCCCCAAGGGCGGCACCGTGCAGGACGCCATCTCCAACGCCGTCGCGACCATCGGCGAGAACATGACGCTGCGCCGCGTCGCGCACCTCGCCGTCGGCCAGGGCGTGATCGGCCAGTACGTGCACGGCTCGGCCGGCGACGGCCTCGGCAAGATCGGCGTGATCGTGGCGCTGGAGTCGGCCGGCAAGGCTGACGAGCTGCAGACGCTCGGCCGCCAGATCGCCATGCACGTCGCGGCCACGAGCCCGCTCGGCCTCGACGGCGCCTCGATCGACCCCGCGGTGGTCGAGCGCGAGAAGGCCGTGCTGGCCGAGAAGAACGCCGGCAAGCCCGCCCACATCCTCGAGAAGATCGTCGACAGCGGCCTGAAGTCCTACTTCAAGGAGGTCAGCCTGCTCGACCAGAGCTACATCCACGACGGCTCGAAGACCGTCGCCCAGGCCGTGAAGGAGGCCGAGAAGGCCGTCGGCGCCCCCGTGACGCTGAAGGGCTTCGCCCGCTTCGCGCTCGGCGAGGGCATCGACAAGCCCGACGAGCCGGACTTCGCCGCCGAAGTGGCGTCGATGTCGGGCAACGGCTGA
- a CDS encoding M50 family metallopeptidase, with product MSFIGQFGYTVIGFVVDITVVVFFHELGHFLVGRWCGVKVDAFSIGFGTELAAWTDRKGTRWRIGALPLGGYVKFHGDLNAASMGSDDAVRLMSPAERATTFPAQPVAKRAAIVAAGPVANFVLALVIATGMIYAQGAPSTDARIGSIVPGKPAAAAGFEVGDVVTAIDGRPVASFDAMREIVSHAPGVPLRFSVERDGRDIQLVAAPAAAPTAEPGKAAAAPTGLLGVGVAMTSVSLSHAVKGAGAECWKLVSMTGHYVTGVVRGREKADQLSGPIGIAVVAGQAAQMGVMSSLYLIVVLSVSIGLMNLLPIPLLDGGHLLYYAFEAVRGRPLSLRVQEAGFKVGLAFVMLLMAFAFKNDIVNLGSQMLHLG from the coding sequence ATGTCGTTTATCGGTCAGTTCGGCTACACGGTGATCGGCTTCGTCGTGGACATCACCGTGGTGGTGTTCTTTCACGAGCTCGGCCACTTCCTGGTCGGCCGCTGGTGCGGCGTGAAGGTCGACGCCTTCTCGATCGGTTTCGGGACCGAGCTCGCCGCCTGGACCGACCGCAAGGGCACGCGCTGGCGCATCGGCGCCCTGCCGCTCGGCGGCTACGTCAAGTTCCACGGCGACCTCAACGCGGCCAGCATGGGCAGCGACGACGCCGTGCGGCTCATGTCGCCGGCCGAGCGCGCCACGACCTTCCCGGCGCAGCCCGTGGCCAAACGGGCCGCGATCGTCGCGGCGGGGCCGGTCGCCAACTTCGTCCTGGCGCTCGTGATCGCCACAGGGATGATCTACGCCCAGGGCGCGCCCTCCACGGACGCGCGGATCGGCTCGATCGTGCCGGGCAAGCCGGCCGCCGCGGCGGGCTTCGAGGTGGGCGACGTCGTGACCGCGATCGACGGGCGCCCGGTCGCGAGCTTCGACGCCATGCGCGAGATCGTGTCCCACGCGCCGGGCGTGCCGCTCCGCTTCTCCGTGGAGCGCGACGGGCGCGACATCCAGCTCGTGGCGGCGCCGGCCGCCGCCCCGACGGCCGAGCCCGGCAAGGCCGCCGCGGCGCCGACCGGCCTGCTCGGCGTCGGCGTCGCCATGACGTCGGTCAGCCTCAGCCACGCCGTGAAGGGCGCCGGCGCCGAGTGCTGGAAGCTCGTCTCCATGACAGGGCACTACGTCACCGGCGTGGTCCGCGGTCGCGAGAAGGCGGACCAGCTTTCGGGCCCGATCGGCATCGCCGTGGTGGCCGGCCAGGCGGCCCAGATGGGCGTGATGTCGTCGCTCTACCTGATCGTGGTCCTGTCCGTGTCGATCGGCCTGATGAACCTCCTGCCGATCCCGCTGCTCGACGGTGGCCACCTGCTGTACTACGCGTTCGAGGCGGTCCGCGGCCGGCCGCTCAGCCTGCGGGTGCAGGAGGCCGGCTTCAAGGTCGGGCTCGCCTTCGTGATGCTGCTGATGGCCTTCGCGTTCAAGAACGACATCGTGAACCTCGGGTCCCAGATGCTCCACCTCGGCTGA
- the frr gene encoding ribosome recycling factor, with protein MSADFDVADLKRRMQSAIQSLKHELAGLRTGRASAALVEPVMVHAYGQTMPLNQVASITVPEPRALAVQVWDKGMVSAVEKAIRDANLGLSPTVEGQLLRIRIPELNEQRRKEMVKYAHKYGEEGKVAVRHVRRDGIDRLKKLLKDKAISEDDEKRLSAEVQKVTDAHVNEVDATVEAKEKEIMQV; from the coding sequence GTGAGCGCAGATTTCGACGTCGCCGACCTGAAACGCCGCATGCAGAGCGCGATCCAGTCGCTCAAGCACGAGCTCGCCGGCCTGCGCACCGGGCGCGCCAGCGCGGCCCTGGTCGAGCCCGTGATGGTCCACGCCTACGGCCAGACCATGCCGCTGAACCAGGTGGCCAGCATCACGGTGCCGGAGCCGCGCGCCCTCGCCGTGCAGGTGTGGGACAAGGGCATGGTCAGCGCGGTCGAGAAGGCCATCCGCGACGCCAACCTCGGCCTCAGCCCCACCGTCGAGGGCCAGCTCCTGCGCATCCGCATCCCGGAGCTCAACGAGCAGCGCCGCAAGGAGATGGTGAAATACGCCCACAAATACGGCGAGGAGGGCAAGGTCGCGGTGCGCCACGTCCGCCGCGACGGCATCGACCGCCTGAAGAAGCTGCTCAAGGACAAGGCCATCTCGGAGGACGACGAGAAGCGCCTGTCCGCCGAGGTCCAGAAGGTGACCGACGCCCACGTCAACGAGGTGGATGCCACCGTCGAGGCCAAGGAAAAAGAGATCATGCAGGTCTAG
- a CDS encoding replicative DNA helicase encodes MSNVETIARWAAVPAPEPAEFRVPPHNVEAEQALLGAILVNNDAYDRVSDFLRPEHFAEEIHRRIFEVTSSLVKAGKIATPITLKTFLGDHDLGGITVPHYLARLAAEATTIINAADYGRMIYDLSVRRNLISIGEEIVNVAFDAPVDHSPREQIEAAERQLYAVAESGRAEGGFQTFSMALTTAIDVAAKAYERDGKLSGISTGMVDLDKSLGGLQKSDLIVLAGRPAMGKTSLATNIAFNIAKAYRSETRPDGTIETVNGGIVGFFSLEMSAEQLATRIIAEQSGVASYKIRRGDVTDEDFHQVTEAARQMQHCPFYIDQTGGISIAQLTARARRLKRQRGLDLLVIDYLQLLSGSKSGGQANRVQELTEITTGLKALAKELAVPVIALSQLSRQVENREDKRPQLSDLRESGSIEQDADVVMFVYREEYYLKGKQPREGTEEFTAWLAEMERAHGKAECIIGKQRHGPTGTVELQFDAEVTRFSDLIRADHLPEQM; translated from the coding sequence ATGAGCAATGTCGAGACGATCGCGCGGTGGGCCGCCGTGCCGGCGCCGGAGCCGGCCGAGTTCCGCGTGCCGCCCCACAACGTCGAGGCCGAGCAGGCGCTGCTCGGCGCCATCCTGGTCAACAACGACGCCTACGACCGCGTGTCGGACTTCCTGCGGCCGGAACACTTCGCGGAGGAGATCCACCGCCGCATCTTCGAGGTGACGTCGTCGCTGGTGAAGGCCGGCAAGATCGCCACCCCGATCACGCTGAAGACCTTCCTCGGCGACCACGACCTCGGCGGCATCACGGTGCCGCACTACCTCGCGCGCCTCGCCGCCGAGGCGACCACGATCATCAACGCCGCCGACTACGGCCGCATGATCTACGACCTGTCGGTGCGGCGGAACCTGATCTCCATCGGCGAGGAGATCGTCAACGTCGCCTTCGACGCGCCGGTGGACCATTCCCCGCGCGAGCAGATCGAGGCGGCCGAGCGCCAGCTCTACGCCGTGGCCGAGTCGGGCCGCGCCGAGGGCGGGTTCCAGACCTTCTCCATGGCGCTGACGACCGCCATCGACGTCGCGGCAAAGGCCTACGAGCGCGACGGCAAGCTCAGCGGCATCTCGACCGGCATGGTCGACCTCGACAAGTCGCTCGGCGGCCTGCAGAAGTCCGACCTCATCGTGCTGGCCGGCCGCCCCGCCATGGGCAAGACGTCGCTGGCCACCAACATCGCCTTCAACATCGCCAAGGCCTACCGCTCCGAGACGCGCCCGGACGGCACGATCGAGACGGTGAACGGCGGCATCGTGGGCTTCTTCTCCCTCGAAATGTCGGCCGAGCAGCTCGCCACCCGCATCATCGCCGAGCAGTCCGGCGTCGCCTCCTACAAAATCCGCCGCGGCGACGTGACCGACGAGGACTTCCACCAGGTGACGGAGGCGGCGCGGCAGATGCAGCACTGCCCCTTCTACATCGACCAGACGGGCGGCATCTCCATCGCGCAGCTCACGGCGCGGGCGCGGCGGCTGAAGCGCCAGCGCGGGCTCGACCTGCTGGTGATCGACTACCTCCAGCTCCTGTCGGGCTCGAAGTCCGGCGGGCAGGCCAACCGCGTGCAGGAGCTGACCGAGATCACCACGGGCCTGAAAGCGCTGGCCAAGGAGCTGGCCGTGCCGGTGATCGCCCTGTCGCAGCTCAGCCGACAGGTCGAGAACCGCGAGGACAAGCGGCCCCAGCTCTCCGACCTCCGCGAATCGGGCTCGATCGAGCAGGACGCCGACGTGGTGATGTTCGTCTACCGCGAGGAATACTACCTCAAGGGCAAGCAGCCGCGCGAGGGCACGGAGGAGTTCACGGCCTGGCTCGCCGAGATGGAGCGCGCGCACGGCAAGGCGGAGTGCATCATCGGCAAGCAGCGCCACGGGCCGACCGGCACGGTGGAGCTGCAGTTCGACGCCGAGGTGACGCGCTTCTCCGACCTCATCCGGGCCGACCACCTGCCGGAGCAGATGTGA